From the genome of Mycteria americana isolate JAX WOST 10 ecotype Jacksonville Zoo and Gardens chromosome 12, USCA_MyAme_1.0, whole genome shotgun sequence, one region includes:
- the UQCC4 gene encoding ubiquinol-cytochrome c reductase complex assembly factor 4: protein MSWALGRWRAQRSLRLPAPRRWLARRRGPEGAAGAEAEGGGAIPFSSSRASPRAWSVSRSMGSDHERPWAKVLPLSLLCTGLLVWCVFRERTEIDERLEAVFSGQTVDSSDVAPKSSAPLQPQKEK, encoded by the exons ATGAGCTGGGCGCTGGGCCGCTGGCG GGCGCAGCGCTCCCTGCGCCTGCCCGCCCCCCGGAGGTGGctggcgcggcggcggggcccggagggcgcggcgggcgcggaaGCGGAGGGCGGGGGCGCCATCCCCTTCTCGTCCAGCAGGGCCAGTCCGCGGGCGTGGAGCGTCAGCCGGTCGATGGGGAGCGACCACGAGAGGCCGTGGGCGAAGGTGCTGCCTCTCAGTCTGCTGTGCACCGGGCTCCTGGTCTGGTGCGTGTTCAGGGAGCGAACGGAGATCGACGAGCGGCTGGAAGCGGTTTTCTCCGGTCAGACCGTGGACTCTTCAGATGTGGCTCCAAAAAGCAGCGCTCCCTTGCAGCCGCAGAAGGAGAAATGA